The DNA sequence gttgctgttgttgtggCCGCCTGTCCTCCCCTTTCGCTGCCCCCGTGGTCGGGACTTGGAGGTAGAAATTATAAACGCGGCTTTGGTGAAATGCTGTGCTTTCCAATCCGAACAGAAATATTGTCTAGAAAAATAGTGGAGATAATGTTTTGGTAGCGCTGACAGGAGAACTTTCGGGGCAGCGAAGCTGAGCTAGTGTAAAGCTTTGAGTTGTACACTGGATAATACATCATTGACAGTTTTGTAGCTGTGCGATATAGGGAGCTGTCCGAAGTTTTGGTGAAGATTTAAAGCAGATATTGTTTACGTAGGCATTGCTAGAAGTGTCATAGTCTTTCTGGCTGGATGTCAGACTCTGATTTGCTGGTTTCACACTGTGATGCTGCATGTCCTGTGTAAATTCTATACAAGATTTTTATGGAGTGGACTTAAGAGTAAGTAGAAGATggtatttgaattttttattctgAGATTTCTGAAAGCAGCTTTAGGGCCTGGTAAATAGATACAGGAGAGTGCAggaatgaggaggaaaaaatgcaaaactctgGTTTAAGATAAAAGGGTcaattttgaattatttatttaaaaaaacttatAGAAAGCTCTAAAGATGGCAGTAACACAATTCTTACATAGATTAAACTTATTTCTTTTTGAATCATGTTCAATGAGATGCTTTTCTTTTGTAGTTGGAGTCCAGGATGAGTTATGCAGAAAAACCTGATGAAATCACGAAAGATGAATGGATGGAAAAGCTTAATAACTTACATATCCAGAGAGCAGACATGAACCGCCTTATCATGAACTACCTTGTCACAGGTAAAAACACCTGCAGGCTCTTCATGTGTGTCACATACTTTATCAGTTTGGGGTAGAATATGGACCTGGATGGAGTGGAATTAAGGGCTGTGAGAACTTAGTCATTGCTGTTGGCTTCTCTTAGCAAAGCCCAACTGCTCTGGTGTTCTCTTAGCTGCAGACTGACAAAGAATCAGAGACTGAGCAGTTCTCATGGAATACAGATGACATTTATGAGCCTGAACTCTTCTGCTAAATGATAGAGAAAACAAAGTGTTTTCTGCAATGCTGTAAACATGACCTGCTTCTCCGTGATATCCTTTTTTGTGCCATTGAAACAGCTCAAGATAAGTTGCTGTTGTTAAATAACAGTCTGAAAGCTGCAAGAACAGCTATCAGAAGCAAGTTTTTAACTGGGCAGAAAGATAAACTCTGAGAGGGCACTGTTGTCAAAATAATTTGAGACCAGAATATTAACCCCTTCAGCACACACCCTGGCTTTATACTTGGAACAGGCCAAACCCCTGGGGAATTGTTGGTAGTAATTAGGTGCATGCCATCCCAGGAAGCTGTGCTAGGGCGGAGGCGTTTGTATCCATCTACACCCCTGTTTACACTGAGTGTAGGGAAGCCTCTGGGTTGAAGGAAGAGCATCTCAGTGGGTGGTGTAAATCAATTTTGTGTCTGTGAACTCAAGACCTGAGGTTTAAAAGAGCTGTTATAACCTTAAATACTACACGAGAAAGCAAAATTATATCTTCTTGTCTATCTTAGAAAAACTGCTGGATCTGTGTAAACAGATCTGGGGCTGGAGGGCAAAGCAAAACCACCCACTTGAAAATGTGACTTTCACAATCTCATTTTGCAATAAGCACAGTGCTTTATTTAAGTATAAAACAGGCTTTCATGTTAAGAGGTATTGGACTACAAGTTCCTTCCCTGGAGAGTGAGCAAACATGAGTTCAGAATGAATTAAGCATTTATAATAAAATGCCTCTTGGATAAATGACTTCTTATATAGAAGAGAATTTTTCACAATTTTGGGTTAATCATTAAACCCCCAAATTGCACAAGCAACTCTCAAATTAAGCTGATATGTTTTCTTCTGAAGTGTTTCATGCAATACATTCTATGGGTAAAATGTTCCTATTTCAGAGGGCTttaaagaagcagcagagaaatttCGGATGGAGTCTGGAATTGAACCCAGCGTGGATTTAGAGACCCTggatgaaagaataaaaatccgTGAGATGATCTTGAAAGGGCAGATTCAGGAAGCCATTGCATTGATAAACAGCCTccatccagagctgctggataCCAACAGATATCTCTACTTTCATTTGCAGGTGAGGACAGGTGACAGACTTTTATCTTTGTCTTAGAGTTTGCTGAGAGAATGGGAAAAGTAGTGAGGAAATTAAGGTTATGTTGGGAGGTTTGTGACTGAACATGGATGCAACTGTGGGTGTTCTTGTCATTTTTTGGTAGCAATGGGAAACTTTGTGGCATGGTGCAGGAGCCACCATATACAGTTATTAACATGAAAACTTGTAACAGCACCAGTGACTTGTGACTTACCAGCTTCCAGTCACTGTTGGCCTGAATTCCTTTAGTAACCCATCTTCTCAAACCCTCTTACTCAAAAGCACCAAGTTCCCTTTTCCAGTAGATTTTGCAGCCAACTTGCTGCTCCTTGTCTCACACATTGAGAAGAATTGACCTCAAACTGTCAAATTACAGATTAGCATTTGTCTCAAATTACACACCAGTGTCTGAATCTTCCAGCCTTGCAGTAGTGGAGATTTGTTAATTTGTTGAGCTAATATTGCTGTTTCTTTCGTGTGTAGCAACAGCACTTGATTGAGCTGATCCGGCAGCGTGAGacagaggcagctctggaaTTTGCTCAGACCCAATTAGCAGAACAaggggaggagagcagggaatgcCTGACAGAAATGGAGCGCACGCTGGCTCTGCTTGCCTTTGATAATCCCGAGGAATCACCATTTGGAGACTTGCTGAACATGATGCAGCGACAGAAGGTAGTCCTTTCTCAAAGGGAACTGATGTCTTTTATATGGAtgttatgaaaataaaatctaaatattttttaaatgctccGAGAAAACTTATATAGTGATATGCAAAAGAACAGAAGTGTTTATTGagcaagatttaaaaaatggtGTTAATATATTCCAAATGTATTCAACTGCTTGgctctcttccttcctttctccaggCTTCTAGTTGGTGGAGCTTTGTTCTGGCCATTTCTGAGGAATTAGCATGCTAGGTGTGCTCTTCCCAGTGTCTGCATGACTTTAGCAGTGTTAATTATATGAAAACTGTCACTGAACTCcggtttttcttttccaggtgtGGAGTGAGGTTAATCAAGCTGTTCTAGACTATGAAAATCGTGAATCAACACCCAAGTTGGCAAAATTACTGAAACTACTACTGTGGGCTCAGAATGAGCTGGACCAGAAGAAAGTGAAATACCCCAAAATGACAGACCTCAGCAAGGGGACGATCGAAGAGCCCAAGTAAAATGTGTGCAGATGGACATCAAAAAATCTTAGTACTGCACAGTATACATTTATATCAGTCTgtgactgaaatatttttactacAGTACAGCACTCAATTCAGATTTTTCAATGAACATCTAATTTGAAGGGAGAAAAGTCCCTTTTAAATGCTGCAAAAACTGCATTGAAAGGCGCTGTATCTCTTTGGAAGTCTGACTTAGGCTATGCActataatacatttttaaaaaaaacaattaaacaggacaggaaaaatagcatttttaaaagtacagaACTCAAGCTTTCTAATTGGCTGCTGATGCCTAGTTTAGTGGCCAGTGAGTTAATATGGAGTTATATTGGCAACTGTTCAGTTTAACTGTCTCCTGTTTGAAATGTGTATATAGAACAGTGAATATTTTCTACCTTTAAGTTATAGCCAGATATACATTCCCCTTAAAAGTAACTGGTCAAGTTTTCATCTATAAACTTTGCAGTAAGGTCAACTTTTTGCTTAGGAAATAGTGTACAAACTTGTAAATCATAATTTAAGgacttttgttttggtttttttttcttccttgtttctGACTTCTTGGTGCTTTATATGGTGAGAGCTATGTTCATAATGGATCAGTGACCCATCTTTTCAGGAGGAGTATTGATGGAAATAGGTTTTTCCTTAATATTCACAAATGACCAAAACGGCCCCAGAGGcatttgagggtttttttaacaggGGCCTTTTCCCCACTATGTTAAAACTGCAGCAATTCCAGGTGGCTGCTACAGCTTTGAAGGCCACTGGATGTCTGTAAGCTGAAAGATTCATGTTAGGAAATCAAGGGGTGGGGAGAGATGCTTGTTGAAGCCTCTGATGCATCATCTTGTGCAGGATCTGCCTTCATGCTTGCTGAATAAGAATTGTAGTTTTAGAGCTACTTGGGCTGTTTTTATGCCTTGAGCTAAGCAAAGCAGGGCTgtctaaaaccagaaatttgcattttgtcACTTCTTCCATACCTTTCTGAAGAGATGCAGTTCATCCTCATCTGTATTTGTTTACTGACTGTCCTCACTCCAGTTAGAACTATAGTTTTAATGTGAAGTCCAGACTTTCAAGTCAACAAAATGTAATCTTCTGGGTATGGGATGTTCTGGTCGAGTGATTGCAGCACTGCACACTGGTGTATACCCAGTGGTGGGAAGCACTAATCTTGCCAAATCTATCTCTAGATTTTTAGGTCTATAGATCAAGTTTTGCCAAGCACAGAGCAAGCTGATGAGTGAAACAGTTTAACATCATGAGACACTGGCAGTTGTCACACCAGTCCCATACTGTACATAATCTAGTCTTGTATGGTAGGTATTACCCTGTAGAATGAAACTTAGTTTTCACTTAATTTTACTGGAATACTTAATGCATTAAACTGTATAAAGCTTTGCAGATACACCTGGCTTAGGGGAACTAACAAAACCTGTTACTGATTGCATTACTGTGAACACTGTTTACTTGTGTAGCTATTTTGGGGGGGGAAGGCCATTGTTTGTTAAACAGCTGTGAGAGATGCAGAGCACCAAGGTTAAGCAAGATGATGGATGTAACAAAATCATTTGTTCCCATTTCTTACTGATGGTTCTGTTCTCCACTTTGAGGCATTTGTGGTAGGGAGGTCTTCACGTTTATATATAACAAACAAGCTATCAGTAGCCCCCCAGCTACAGCAGCAGTTTGGCTTTCCTTCACCCAGGCTGGTTATTCTGACACCAAACTTTTAACAGTTgtgggtttggttgttttggggtttttttaatttttttttttttctttttgaagtcGGTTGATGTCTGAAAACCATGTATAACTTTTAGTTTGTGAGAAACTGTATGGTTAATGTAACTTTGTTTAATAACAAACTGCAGAAACAAAACTGGAATAGCTCTAATTTCTTCATGTAGAACTGatcagcttttcctctctgttctgACACTTGTGTTGTTGAATCTCCTGTACAGCTTCTCCCTGGTGAAGTGGAAAGTGGTGCGGTTTTGTGGCATGATGAGCATTTTTCTCCATGAGAAATGCAGTATTACAGCCCTGGGTGAGAAGTTCACTGTCCTCCTAGAATGCTACCTTAATTCCATAGAGTATTTGGGCAATGATTGAGCATAGATTACTTGAATTTCCACGagcttgttgtttttttccattaaaaaaataaacacgTTTTTAAGGGGGTTAATATAAAATTAGTCTAGAACtatttcactttgtttttaTGAACATGCCACATTGATAAGCAGCTTTAATCTGTAAAGTTTTTGGTAACTGCAAGAAGATACTCGAAAGCTATGCATTTTAGAGAAAGCATAAAGGTAGTGATATTGGTACTTCTAAGGATCTTTATATTAGTGTATATAAAATAGTTTGCATAtacaaatataatatataatctGTTTGAAATATTCTTGAATGGTAGGGGCTGTGAAACATATTATAATTTATGGAAATATTGTACACAGTAAACAGATGTCTCAGTACACAAATGAATTTTTGTCATATGCATGAGAAGTGTCTTATTTGGTGACTACTAATGAATGGGCTTTTGTTAACCCATTTTTGTTAGATAACCACTTTAACAAATACTATTAAATGCCACTTTGATCAGTTTGCTTTAGtgtaaaaatacatattttgttCCACTGAATTTAGAACAATATGAAAATAACTTTTGTAAGATTTGTTCCAAACCCAATGTTGGCAGACAGATCTGGTCTTTAGAGGTGGTGCACTTTTCCTCCCCCAGCCTTGCCTTTGGTGAAAGCAAATAAGATATTTTCATTCATGCTATGGATGTGGAGAAGCTGGATTGTAAAAAATATCCTGTCTTACACCTCTGCAGAAAGGCTGCATAGCAAGTGTGTTTGATTAGGCTCCAAatctccctccttttcccaaAGCCATCACCTCCCTGTAACTGTCTTTGCTGTTCCCATGTTTTGTTTCTGCCTGTCAAATCTaagctgagctgtggctgcttctGTTGTACAAAGGAGGGATTTTGGAAGGGTGGGGGTTCACAGACTTTCCTGAATATGAAGTTGTGGTGATACTTTGAGAAATACTTACTGAACTGTTTAATTTTATATGGTTGGaaaagcagaggctgctgcacaGAAACTTAACAGCAGAATTTCGAGTAAAACATTTCCTCTCAAGACTTTTGAAGAGGCAAACATACACCTTTAAGCCAGATGAAGTACATCTCTCTCTTTAagattatttcattaaaacacTTTCAGCTTCTTTCACccacattaaaagaaaaattgaaaagaatTCTGCTTCCTTCCTACTCCTTGTAAATACAGGAAAAGCCACTACATTATTCCAGGgtgattttattgtttttaatttgtaaaatttaTGCTTTGTATGCTTGAGTATAAGCTTAAAGgcattactttaaaaaatccttgaCTAGCTGAGTGTTGTTCAACTTATTTCAAACCACCTTGTGTCCAAGTGGGTTGCAAAGCTCATTAAATGGAGTTGGATCCCTGTGTGTTGTGTCTTCACGGGAaatggggctgctgctgtcagccacGGCTGAGAGCATCCTTGAGAGCCAGAATAGAGCAGGGTAAGGAGTCCTGTTTGCCCTGAATCTGCCCTGAGGCTGCAGGTTCTGACCTGCACTGTAGCTCTCTCTTCCCTCCAGAAGCGACACTGTGTCAGGAAttgtttctgctctgctgtccttAACAAAAAGGGACGTGGAGGGTTTGGAGCTTTTGTTGAGatggtgtccccagccctgctcactgctgagtgtgctcagctgagcacagaacacagagCTCATGAACAGCACCCTCAGAAGGATTTGTACTTCTCCATGGGCACTCGAGGTGCTACAAACTATTGTTATTCCTTTCTGCTCCCCCTCTGCCTTCACTTAAGCACAAAGTTGCCCAAGCTACTGGTGGGCTGCATGTTGATGCTTTCAGGCACCTCAGACCAGAAAGCCCTTTGTGTGCTGTCGTGCTCTTCATGAGGATTGCAGCATGATTCCAACCATATCCTCTACCTTATCTCACCTGCATGAGTTGCTGCATGGAAGTTGCTGTTCATTTACAAGCAGGCTCAATTTGCCAACTTCTCtgataatttgcttttttttcagtgtattgCTGCCTAGTAATTTTGCTATGTTGGATTATGTAGCAGTAGAAacctgtgtgtgttttctttatTGTGTGGAAAAGTTGCATTGAAACTGTGCTGGGTTAAGGAGCTCTCAAGCTGCACTCACTGTCCTTTCAGGAGACAACAATTGTCCTTCATGGAATGTGTGAGCCTTTTGCTCCATTCATACCCCTTCAGGAATTGATCCTAATCTGTGCTTTACTTCATAAAATCTTCAAATAATTCAACCATTGTATGGGTGAACTACATGGATAGTAAATATCAGGTCAAATATTAACCAAATAatcttttgtttggtttaacCTTTTGTTGACAGATTAAGCTGAACACAGGAAAAATGAGAGGAGGTTGTGTTCTTGTGtaagattattttctttagtCAGCACCTGTCCTCTGAGCTGATTCCCTTTGTCGTTTAATCAGCTTGGTGGGAGGTTTGCTTATAGAAAATTATGCAGCAGTAAAAGGAATGATGTCTGTGTGTTTActctttaaatttatttatgtgAATGTGATGGATATTGCACTCAAACACTTTCAActgaagctggtttggacagtGAAAGTAGCTTCTTATCTGAGGGGCAGATTAGTCAAATTCCTAATTGAAGAGGTGGCACTGAGCAAGAcaaggaaaggaacaaaaaggtacaaaaataatgaaaatttgtgCTTGACTTCCAACTCAACTAACTCACTGGAAATATGATTCATTGTTGCAGTGTCAGTGTTGGAAGTGTTTGCACCCCTCAGCGGTGAGACTGACACAGGATCCCTCATACCTAGCTATGAGCTCACACGTTTTCTGCATCTACTCTACCATGCCCAAGGCTCTTCAGTTCTTTCCTGAGCTTATTGCATGGATTTCACTTCTGTAGTTACAtcagagccctcctgcatcgAGTTAACTCCAAACATACACACAATTTAAGAAACCCAAAATACATTGTCAGTGGTTTACAGTTTTGGCTGCAATTTGCCATGACTTGGCTCCCTCTTCTGGAAAAGGGGACAGTAGCAGAGTGAATAAAAATACTTCATAGTTTCATTTCCTGCCCAAATAAAGGGAGGAAAGCCTACAACTAAATGAAAGCTAAAGTGGTTACTACACCAGTCTCTACTTGCAGCAAAGCTTGTTGTATTTGTGTTCTCTGTGTGCAGCAAGTCTGTGTGACTGTgcctgaccttttttttttttttttttttttttccctgaggaagaaataaaagcaaatgatAAAGTATGACTTGATGATTTCTACTTTTTCAGCAACCTCCTCTGTGGAGCTGTCTTTTGTGTATTTCACCTTTGCGCCTATTTCACTCTCAAAGTTTCAGCTCAATAATAGTGTTATGCTTCCTGTAGCAAACTGTTCATCGGGGGCCTGCCAAAGGATTCATGCTGGGAGAAGGATAT is a window from the Ammospiza nelsoni isolate bAmmNel1 chromosome 12, bAmmNel1.pri, whole genome shotgun sequence genome containing:
- the GID8 gene encoding glucose-induced degradation protein 8 homolog — its product is MSYAEKPDEITKDEWMEKLNNLHIQRADMNRLIMNYLVTEGFKEAAEKFRMESGIEPSVDLETLDERIKIREMILKGQIQEAIALINSLHPELLDTNRYLYFHLQQQHLIELIRQRETEAALEFAQTQLAEQGEESRECLTEMERTLALLAFDNPEESPFGDLLNMMQRQKVWSEVNQAVLDYENRESTPKLAKLLKLLLWAQNELDQKKVKYPKMTDLSKGTIEEPK